From the Anguilla rostrata isolate EN2019 chromosome 12, ASM1855537v3, whole genome shotgun sequence genome, the window tattttttttattaaatatattctcAAAGCATAGCAGTTGTTATATTACTGTATGGGCTGCAGTCCAGGGCTGGGGTCAATTCaggaaactgaaaactgaaattcaattcataaataagtttaaaaaaatgttccatgAGTGTTTCAATTAACTcaatttcagttctgttttgaATTGAAACAAGAACTAACCTCAGCTGCAGTCCGATGCTGAGAGACAAACCAAAGGAGTTTGTGAAGAGTGATCAATAGTGCAAACTTCCTACACCCTTCCTTCTTCAGATTTCTGTTGTGAACAATAACTTTAATGACCCTTTAcctccaatattctccacttcAGTACGCTCAGCCACAAATCAGGCTCATTCGGTTTGCTGAAAAATCAACTACACGTGTTCAGTGAGGCACAGATGCAGCATGCAGGCTAACAGCACGTAGCCAGccgccgcttcttttcaccatGCAGATGCAGCCCAGCCGCCGCGGCGCCAGAGGACAGCGGGCGCTAGCGTCTCAGCTACGGGCCGACCGCGGGCATCCCGTCCCGCCAGGAGAGCTGCTACCGCGGGCTGAACAGCTAGGACTGCAGCCTCTCTCCTGGAGCAAACTGGAGCTCAGTCACCACCGTGCCACAGAGACCAGCTAGCGCTAGCGTCTCGGCTACAGGCAGACCACAGGCATTCCGTTCCCGCCAGGAGAGTCGCTATTATGGGATGAACAGCTACAGCTACGAGTTATTCAtaaatgaaagttaaaaaaaaaagcactatacagAGGCTGCAACTACTTTGACGTCTAACCTAATTGGTGCATTTACACCCTTTCGGGACACCAtgaaggaggtgggggggtgggagcatTAACTGAGTGGGCAAGTAACACTCCAAATGGCATTACAAAACAACACGGTGATGCAAGATGGACTGTAGCCTCTCTCCTGGAGCAGACTGGAGctcagtcagcactggcacaaaCAGCACTTCAGCTCTGTCACTGTACCAGGAAACGGAGCCTTTGGCTGTACCTGCCAGCCAAGGGCTCCACAAACATTCTGAATAAATACAGAGCTAGAATGCATGCTtaggaaaatataatttatttgatattcagtcaattgtacatttaaatactCGATTCACGTGTAACAGGGAGGAAGGCAGCTTCTAAACACATtctacaaacagaaatataatggAAGACCACAATTCTCTAACAGgggtttttttatattcatgcacacacatgataGTAAATCCTGTTGTCACAGTCTTGTGTTCAGAAAATTGAGACCATAAGTATTTGGGCTTttacatttggcagacacttatCCAGGGACTTGATGTACATTCTTCACATACAATCAATCTGTTTACACAGGTGGATATTTACtaaagtaattcaggttaagtaccttgctcaagggtacaacaacagtgtccaacctgggaaatGCACCTAAACCTcagttacaagtccagttccttaaccattatgctacacacAGTTGCCCCCAATTAACAATGTTAACAATAGAATTAACAACAGGTGTGTTTTAACTGAACATACCGAGAAAACAATCATGCTTCATCACATTCTCTGTGATGTGCAGCACTCAATTTCGGAAACAATTAGACACAGAAACATATTTACAGTTGTATCAACTTTAAAGTCCATGCCATTCCAAAATTGATTAGAGGAATTTTTCATAACCAGGTTATTCATACTGATTCAACTCCAAACAGTACTCCCCTGTGTGCGGTCAGATATCGAAGGAGACTACAGATGAATTCCTGAAATAATATGAAGAATACTCTATCTTTCACTGTGAAGTTCATAATTGACACTCAAATCCATGAGGCACTGTCAACAGCCTAGAAAGAGGATGTGACTGACGAGTGTCTTAGGCACACAAACACTAGAAAACGCTCCTTGTTTCCATACAGTCAACATATGGGCCCAGAGGAACTCAACAGCATATTCAACCCCTCTGTAACAAATAGATCTGATAGCTCTACTAGAACCTGAGATAGCCTCTCCATTTTACTCATTGTTTTCTCCAAGACTAACAGAACTAAGGTCGGTGAGCTGGTGTTCTTATAGACAGGAGAGGACTGGATCAGTGGGGTGATGCTCTTCTCGTCGGTAGGGTACAGAACAGGGCAGGTGAGACGTTAGTCTTCTCGAAGGTAGGCCTCTGGGATGTCCTCAGTCATCCTCTCCATGGCGTTGGCGAACGCCGCCGTCCTCTTGATCTCCTCCACCTTGGTCTCGGCCAGCTTCCTCTCCGCATCCAGGGAGAGCTTGCGCACCTGCTCCACCTGCGACTGCGCCACCTGCAGGTTGGACCGCGTGGTGGTGGAGGCGTGCTCGACACCTGGGCAAAACGAGAGCGGGAGAAGCTTTCATTTCCCCTTCCCTCAGCAAAAATGCGCAATGTTGCACAACTTTTTCTTGTGCCAGAGAAGCCCATCTGCACCCAAAGCAAACGCACCCCTCCACTCCACTCGCCAGTGAACCTGTGACTGTTTTTACACTTGAAAGCAATCTGCAGGACATAAATGCTGTCCAAAAAGACAGACGCATCTCTCCCTGACGACCAAACGGCAACCCGTAGCTGCTTGGTGAATACCCATACAGGTGTCAACCACAGTAACCTTGGCTGTGACAACCACACCGTCCGTCAGCAGAATGAAGCCAAACACATCCCACCACCGCAGATTGCCGCTAATCGTCAACTAGCGACACAGTGCCGGTTCAAACCACCCACGTTTAGGCCGGGCCCAGACACAACGCAGgtgaggtttatttttttatttatttatttatttttttttaaaacaggactGGGTACTATTGTGTACCAGGAGCTTCAGATTTCTCACAAGGGTCACCCTCCACCAGCCACAGAGTCAACACCTCATCCGCGGGAACAAATGTGGTACTGACAGCCAGTCAAAGAAGGGTAACGCCATCCTCACggcaacggggggggggggaactccaAACCGCTCGCCCGCTAAGGCGGTGAGAACATGATACCCTAAACAGGGGGCTGGAGCCCCGTCTCCCCCATTCGGGACAAGGGGCTCCCGTGCCTTAAATGGAACGGTGGCCTTCTCACTTTCCAAAGTGGCGAGGGCCGTGTCTGTGGTCGCTCTGACAGATCCGTGCGTGAGAGGAGACACTAAAAGCCACGACTGAAGACCTGTGTCGGGGAAACTGTGGCGTGATGAAAAAGTGCTTCCGAGCTGAGTCagcagtatttattttccgcaTTAGCATGCAGTTTCTGATgtattcatttctttaattcTTTTCTCTTCAACGAGCCCAGAACAGATGGCAACGTGTCCAGGACAACGGCCTCAAATTATATTGATCATTATTGAAGCCCATGTTACGGACAGGACCAAACATATTACAGACGCAGTATCCCTCAGGACCTGTTAAACTGCGGCACGCTTAACtagaaacaggaagtgtatAAAAGAATAAACCGCATACACACCAGCACTGTAGGCTGCCTCGGCCGCCAGCTCACAGAGGTGGATGGCGTTCATCCAGTTTCCCTCGAATCGTTTGCACTCGTCTAGCCTGTCGCCCACCTAGCAagaagaggggaagagggaaagaACGAGAGTTTAGTCTTCTGACGTGACCTGCAAGGACACACAACTGAGGATGACTTCTGATTGCTGAATGTTCATAAGCTTAAAAACTCTTAAGGATCTGTCAGCTGCGTGACTGGAAAGCAAAGATCTGCTGCATCCTGCATGTTACTGTATGTGCATCTTTGGGCCTGTAGGAaagcttcagcttcatcagGCAGCAGCCTTGTCAATCAAACACAGATGTACCTCTTCCTGGAGcagtatgctgtgtgtatgcacgcagTGGCGTGTTGCGCTTGGtgcacacattttctcattcaATGCAAGATTCTACCGTGTATCTCTTTTCCCATATTCTCTAATaattgtgtgttattttattttgcaaaacaTATGTAGGGATCTGAATGAGAAATActatgttaaaatatataaagatatattgaagaggggaaaaaactgctaATTGAAACTGAATCATTTTCCCTCTAAAGAAATCTACCTTTTACAACAGGACTTACAGTCTGTGGAAGCAATAATACGAGTTATTCATAAATGAAAGTTAAAGAAGCACTATTCAGGGGCTGCAGCTACTTTGACGGGTCACCTAATCGGTGCCTTTACACCATTTAGTGACACCatgaagggggcgggggaaggggcaCTAACTGAGTGGGGAAGGAACACtccaaattacatttcaaaacataacAGATGATGAAGAAAGACACATTAtcatgtaatgaaatgaaataactcCAATACACTGATTTGAGAGTTGAGTTAACCCGATTGCAGGTCTGTTCATTTGCCAAGTAGCACTACAGATTACTGAGATCTGCTCTGGAAGACCAAAatgcatttccccccccccaactggaCAGAAATCCATACAAACTCTTACACTCCCATACACGTATTACACCCAACAGACACGCACAAGTTCACGTACAAGGACAGAAAAACATCTCAGTAGGACAACGACAGGTTACTGTTccattttcccacaatgcaacgcgcacactccctccctcagcaCGGCATACACAGACGCCTACCTCCACGCGCTGGCCAATGATCACTTGCCAAATAGAGTCCTCCTCCGCGGGAGTGATCTTTCCCATTGAGTTCATGTATCGCTTCTGCAGAGCGATAAGCGTGTGCAGAGCCTAAAGTCCCAAGAAAAAAGGttcaccccccccgcccaacccaCCCCAAAATAAACAGTCAACAAAAAAGCCTGCTATGTGGCATTACCCTCAGTGCCTTATTGTG encodes:
- the diabloa gene encoding diablo, IAP-binding mitochondrial protein a isoform X4, with translation MCWFSQQVESLSHESLIRRASSLVADSANTYLSQTTLALVDSLTQYSKALHTLIALQKRYMNSMGKITPAEEDSIWQVIIGQRVEVGDRLDECKRFEGNWMNAIHLCELAAEAAYSAGVEHASTTTRSNLQVAQSQVEQVRKLSLDAERKLAETKVEEIKRTAAFANAMERMTEDIPEAYLRED
- the diabloa gene encoding diablo, IAP-binding mitochondrial protein a isoform X1, giving the protein MQAIRHCGVCLAGGRSQSRTNFLQPGTNMAALRSVACVGFLRNAARVVGGSRSTRQGVAQLPVMVRKNWISFSVGGGLCSVPFSQQVESLSHESLIRRASSLVADSANTYLSQTTLALVDSLTQYSKALHTLIALQKRYMNSMGKITPAEEDSIWQVIIGQRVEVGDRLDECKRFEGNWMNAIHLCELAAEAAYSAGVEHASTTTRSNLQVAQSQVEQVRKLSLDAERKLAETKVEEIKRTAAFANAMERMTEDIPEAYLRED
- the diabloa gene encoding diablo, IAP-binding mitochondrial protein a isoform X2 — protein: MEFAGWLRPDVLTTGNAARVVGGSRSTRQGVAQLPVMVRKNWISFSVGGGLCSVPFSQQVESLSHESLIRRASSLVADSANTYLSQTTLALVDSLTQYSKALHTLIALQKRYMNSMGKITPAEEDSIWQVIIGQRVEVGDRLDECKRFEGNWMNAIHLCELAAEAAYSAGVEHASTTTRSNLQVAQSQVEQVRKLSLDAERKLAETKVEEIKRTAAFANAMERMTEDIPEAYLRED
- the diabloa gene encoding diablo, IAP-binding mitochondrial protein a isoform X5 is translated as MNQVESLSHESLIRRASSLVADSANTYLSQTTLALVDSLTQYSKALHTLIALQKRYMNSMGKITPAEEDSIWQVIIGQRVEVGDRLDECKRFEGNWMNAIHLCELAAEAAYSAGVEHASTTTRSNLQVAQSQVEQVRKLSLDAERKLAETKVEEIKRTAAFANAMERMTEDIPEAYLRED